The Streptomyces puniciscabiei genomic interval TCCGGGCCGGCTCAGCCGCCCGCGACCGGCAGCCGCAGCACGCCCGTGTCCCCGGGCGCGCTGACCACGGTCACCGGCTTGATCCCCCGGTTGCCGAAGTAGGCGTCGTCGCTCGCCGCGATCACGAACCGCAGCCGGTGCCCGGTCGCGTACCGGTGCACGATGCCCGGCAGGGTCACGGTGAAGCGCTTGGTGACGTCCGGCACCCGGACAGGTGCGACCAGCCGGTGGACGAGTGTCTGCGTGCCGTCGGGCGCGACGTCGTACAGCTTGGCGAACAGCACCAGTTCGTCGGCGGCGTCACCGGAGTCCTGGGTGCGTTCGGCCTTCGGGGAGACGACCTTCAGGGTGATCTGCGGGGCGCCGACCACGTCGAGGTTCCTGGTGAGCGGCGCGCCCGTCCAGGCGAGGCAGGTGCCCTTGGTGTCGTACGGCGCCGGGTCGGACAGGCCGATGACACCGGCCAGGGAGCTCTCCGAGTGGCTCGTCGGGACGAGCGCGTTGGTGTAGCCGCGGCTGCCGCCGGCCACCTCGGCGCGACTGTTCACCAGTGTGCCGTCCCCGGAGAGGTACAGGGTGCGGCGGAGGGCGGGCACCCGGTCGGCGGTGGCGTAGGTGTGGCCGGGGTCGGTGATCCAGTCCCGGTAGTAGGCGAAGGCGGGGCCCGTGCCGGTGCTCCTGTCCTTCTTCAGATAGCGGTCGAACCAGGCGAGGATGCGCCGACCGACGTAGCTGGTCTCCAGGTTGCCCCGGATCAGGTCGAGTTCACCGGCTGCGGGGTCGCTCATGCCGCCGCTGTGGCCCCAGGACTGCCAGATCAGCGCGGTGGGGGTGCCCTGGGCGTGGAGCGCGCGGTAACTGGCCGTCGCCTCGTTGAGGTTGAACAGGGTGTCGGCCTGCCCCTGGATCAGCAGGGTGGGCGCCTGCACGCGGGAGAGGTAGCTCGCCGGGGAGACGCTGCGGGCGTAGGCGAGCAGCCGGGCGGTGCGGTCGCGCGGATAGCTGCCCGAGTCGAGGGTGCGCACGGTGTCGCAGGCGTCGGAGACGAAGTGCAGACAGGCCAGCGAGTTGATCCGGGACGGGTCGAGGCTCGGGGTGGTCAGCGGCTGGCTCTCGCCGATGAGGTAGAAGCCGTTGGTCCACTGCCACTTGAAGGCGCCGGGCACGCCATGGGCGCCGACGGCGTTGTTCGGGTCGAGGGAGTAGGCGAGGTCGTTCCAGGTGATGAGCGGGACGAGGGCGTCGACGCGGTGGTCGACGGAGGCGGTGGCGAGCTGGATCGCGCCGCCGTAGGAGCCGCCGATCATGCCGACGCGCGGGTCGCCCGGGGCGTCGAGGGTGACGTAGTCGGCACGGGTTCCGTCGTCGGCGGCCCGCTTCCCGCCGAGGAAGTCGACCAGCCCGGAGGCGGCCCGGGCGTCGATGCCGGGGTCGTCGAGGGAGATCAGGCAGCCGCTGTGGCCGAAGCCCAGGCCGGAGTAGACGAGGGAGACGTAACCGCGTT includes:
- a CDS encoding CocE/NonD family hydrolase produces the protein MPRRVPRPAPRRASRSRTALTALLGAALTAPLALTAGPAHASGRYTVTPLTFTVRAGDRRCAVDADLYRPAGVDPAHPAPAVLATNGFGGSKSDGSTDAIGKAFAERGYVSLVYSGLGFGHSGCLISLDDPGIDARAASGLVDFLGGKRAADDGTRADYVTLDAPGDPRVGMIGGSYGGAIQLATASVDHRVDALVPLITWNDLAYSLDPNNAVGAHGVPGAFKWQWTNGFYLIGESQPLTTPSLDPSRINSLACLHFVSDACDTVRTLDSGSYPRDRTARLLAYARSVSPASYLSRVQAPTLLIQGQADTLFNLNEATASYRALHAQGTPTALIWQSWGHSGGMSDPAAGELDLIRGNLETSYVGRRILAWFDRYLKKDRSTGTGPAFAYYRDWITDPGHTYATADRVPALRRTLYLSGDGTLVNSRAEVAGGSRGYTNALVPTSHSESSLAGVIGLSDPAPYDTKGTCLAWTGAPLTRNLDVVGAPQITLKVVSPKAERTQDSGDAADELVLFAKLYDVAPDGTQTLVHRLVAPVRVPDVTKRFTVTLPGIVHRYATGHRLRFVIAASDDAYFGNRGIKPVTVVSAPGDTGVLRLPVAGG